In a single window of the Anaerolineae bacterium genome:
- a CDS encoding type II toxin-antitoxin system VapC family toxin translates to MADSVVIDASFAFRLLLPGPRQASCRELMERWRGEGSSLSAPSLWIYEVTSALCKAVHFDQLTRDEGRRALALAHSLEVRLVVPDAGLTGSAYGWTLRLGRASAYDSFYVALAERAGAALWSADHRLVDALVNHGVTWAYWIGGDAP, encoded by the coding sequence ATGGCCGACTCGGTGGTGATTGACGCCAGCTTCGCCTTCAGACTTCTGCTGCCAGGGCCGCGCCAGGCCTCGTGCCGCGAACTGATGGAACGCTGGCGAGGAGAAGGTAGCTCCTTGAGTGCACCCAGTCTCTGGATCTATGAGGTCACCTCTGCTCTGTGCAAGGCGGTGCACTTCGACCAACTGACCCGGGACGAGGGTCGTCGGGCACTGGCGCTGGCGCATTCCCTTGAGGTGCGACTGGTGGTTCCGGATGCCGGTCTCACCGGCAGCGCCTACGGCTGGACTCTGCGTCTCGGACGCGCGTCGGCCTACGACAGCTTCTACGTGGCCCTCGCCGAGCGGGCCGGGGCGGCCCTATGGAGTGCCGATCATAGACTGGTTGATGCCCTGGTGAACCACGGGGTGACCTGGGCGTACTGGATCGGAGGCGACGCGCCGTAG
- a CDS encoding type II toxin-antitoxin system Phd/YefM family antitoxin, whose protein sequence is MAEVRVSIGRVKRDLSELLNRVAYGGERVVLTSRGKAKAVLISVDDYDRLKNQTSDGSSWRAWLAESERLSSDIQRRRGGQPLDLDGIWTQARAELEERDGRLGGD, encoded by the coding sequence ATGGCCGAGGTGCGCGTGAGCATTGGCCGCGTGAAGAGAGACCTGTCCGAGCTGCTGAACCGGGTGGCCTACGGAGGCGAGAGGGTGGTCCTGACCTCTCGTGGCAAGGCTAAGGCGGTGCTGATCAGCGTGGACGACTATGACCGCCTGAAGAACCAGACCTCCGATGGCTCCAGTTGGCGGGCCTGGCTGGCAGAAAGCGAGAGGCTGAGTTCGGATATCCAGAGGCGACGGGGCGGCCAACCGCTGGATCTGGATGGGATCTGGACCCAGGCCCGGGCGGAGCTGGAGGAGCGCGATGGCCGACTCGGTGGTGATTGA
- a CDS encoding LysM peptidoglycan-binding domain-containing protein: protein MIGGKGRRLLCLLVIVLAALALGGCGTYLEVGVMPSPGAETPTRDTAAAATIVALSTEKAELALRLTEAAAPADMPAPSPLGKLAYVQGGDIWTRALPDGEPHRLTQDGLNREPRWSRSGEWLAYLKDEQSLLWIMRRDGSEGRQVAVLPDGVFAWSPVADMLAYVDGQGLHLMSPEQEGFTTLVPTQPVAPPTPDPNTGLAQPSIRRIAWSPDGGWVACQWHTQRKGEPLLGQGIGIVSADGRETRSLVEASVPGEGEAILAGWTSDGRWILFWQSPMLSASILADGVPLYAILAEGGEPRQVVDTMLAYDDFLSFGPGAGSQIAAVVGGYRGAWTQKRIYVVNAENEEGLAVTGPDLAAISPAWAPDGHRLAYVAMPDEGDLVGGDTAHEGLLQRRLWVLDLLSSSFPMALTDDGDYRDERPLWSTGGSHILFARLDREDRASLWLIPAHGGEAEQVVEELTPSPGWFGYYGHIEWDGLFDWWQPPAPVSPAPAPVVTPPERVPLTPTPAPASMPTPTPVVVTPGASITRVPSTPTAAAPGAATEGPTTYIIQAGDTLGQIAERLGVSLDALLAYNGITDASSIQVGQVIRVPPPDYFPPATPPPSITPVSTPVALAPGTEAIIDCADVFPGLPGCLRAEALAEGLLAFVDQRPSFSGRPVVADLETGRTAVLGERPARLIGWSPSGERLLVAEGSRAYRVYRRDGTPEQSVSEALQDPFWAPAEALLGSEDWLAVPRDDGSLWAIPFFGNATAREVLSAGSLGEEGRAKVLWSEDGRLAWTPHMDQLARGGHWAQDLSVRGAEPGTAVTTHRLSDDIRDAYYELLDWVPGTNLILAGKGLMAASLWVDGVPLVTINADTGQIRDLGATMLLTPEAYDWHPTEAGLLALAEGGGRFIMQNKRLALLDVIGGNLRYLTGPEMAAFEPAWSPDGNTLAYVAGPASSEGRGEGPAMEELLEGRAIYLHDGDTRRLTDPGEAVDGWPRWSADGSRLLYTRQAEGRTDVRVVALDGWLDEVLLTGLEDPTCHYGGCGWWQMLAFVTADEGQLDLAASSESAETQATRPGWEVHSSVEFRVSFTYPAEWQPVAGYYGERHEGDTGFFSVGAMSGQGWTIDEVYRLESEHKLRPYGTEPTIESLQVQGQQARLILPSTDQPEEMKGQAAVIVEYPEPVTISGGTYRYFILYADQAHIREIVESLRFMTLPY, encoded by the coding sequence ATGATCGGAGGCAAAGGACGAAGACTGCTGTGCCTATTGGTGATTGTGTTGGCTGCCCTGGCATTGGGTGGCTGCGGCACGTACCTGGAGGTGGGGGTGATGCCGTCGCCCGGCGCAGAGACGCCCACCAGGGACACCGCTGCCGCAGCCACGATAGTCGCCCTGTCCACGGAGAAGGCCGAGTTGGCCCTTCGACTGACCGAGGCGGCAGCCCCTGCCGACATGCCCGCGCCCTCGCCCCTGGGTAAGCTCGCCTACGTTCAGGGAGGAGACATCTGGACCCGGGCGCTGCCCGATGGTGAGCCCCACAGGCTGACCCAAGACGGGCTCAACCGCGAGCCGCGGTGGTCGCGCTCAGGGGAGTGGCTGGCCTATCTTAAGGATGAGCAAAGCCTGCTCTGGATCATGCGCCGCGACGGGAGCGAAGGGCGCCAGGTGGCGGTCCTACCGGACGGCGTGTTCGCCTGGTCCCCGGTCGCGGACATGCTGGCATACGTTGATGGCCAAGGGCTCCACCTCATGTCGCCTGAGCAAGAAGGGTTCACCACACTGGTGCCCACCCAGCCCGTTGCGCCGCCCACACCCGATCCCAACACCGGGCTGGCTCAACCATCCATCAGACGCATCGCCTGGAGCCCAGATGGTGGCTGGGTGGCTTGCCAGTGGCATACTCAGCGTAAGGGAGAGCCACTTCTGGGGCAGGGCATCGGCATCGTGTCGGCGGACGGACGCGAAACCAGGTCGCTGGTCGAGGCCAGTGTCCCCGGGGAAGGAGAAGCCATCCTCGCCGGTTGGACCTCGGATGGCCGGTGGATCCTCTTCTGGCAGAGCCCCATGCTTTCCGCCTCCATACTGGCAGATGGTGTGCCCCTTTACGCTATCTTGGCGGAGGGCGGGGAGCCCCGGCAGGTGGTGGACACTATGCTGGCCTACGATGACTTCCTGTCCTTCGGGCCGGGGGCAGGCTCCCAGATCGCGGCGGTCGTGGGCGGCTACCGCGGGGCGTGGACGCAGAAGAGGATCTATGTGGTCAACGCCGAGAACGAGGAGGGGCTAGCCGTGACCGGGCCTGACCTGGCGGCGATATCTCCGGCCTGGGCCCCCGATGGGCATCGCTTGGCCTATGTAGCCATGCCCGACGAGGGGGACCTGGTGGGCGGAGACACTGCCCACGAGGGGCTGCTGCAGCGCCGCCTGTGGGTGCTCGATCTCCTCTCCAGCTCGTTCCCGATGGCGCTCACCGATGACGGCGACTACCGGGATGAACGTCCCCTCTGGTCCACTGGCGGCTCCCACATCCTCTTTGCCCGCCTGGACCGAGAGGACCGAGCCTCACTGTGGCTGATCCCTGCGCATGGCGGCGAGGCGGAACAGGTGGTGGAAGAGCTGACGCCGTCGCCCGGTTGGTTTGGCTACTACGGCCACATCGAGTGGGATGGGCTGTTTGACTGGTGGCAGCCACCGGCGCCGGTCAGTCCGGCTCCCGCCCCGGTAGTGACCCCGCCGGAGCGTGTCCCTCTCACTCCCACGCCGGCACCTGCCTCGATGCCGACCCCCACGCCGGTAGTGGTGACCCCTGGCGCCTCCATCACGCGGGTGCCCTCGACCCCCACCGCCGCTGCCCCTGGGGCCGCGACCGAGGGCCCGACAACCTACATCATCCAAGCCGGCGACACGCTGGGTCAGATTGCTGAGCGTCTGGGAGTGTCCCTCGATGCGCTGCTGGCCTACAACGGAATCACCGACGCCAGCAGCATCCAGGTGGGCCAGGTCATCAGGGTACCGCCACCCGACTACTTCCCTCCGGCCACGCCACCGCCGAGCATCACCCCGGTTTCCACCCCAGTTGCACTGGCCCCCGGAACCGAGGCCATCATTGACTGCGCCGACGTCTTCCCCGGCCTGCCGGGCTGCCTGCGGGCTGAGGCGCTGGCCGAGGGACTGCTCGCCTTCGTGGATCAACGCCCGTCGTTCTCCGGTCGGCCGGTGGTGGCCGATCTTGAGACCGGACGTACGGCCGTCTTGGGCGAGAGACCGGCCCGCCTCATCGGCTGGTCGCCCTCGGGGGAGCGTCTCCTGGTAGCCGAGGGGAGCCGCGCCTACCGTGTCTACCGCCGCGACGGCACCCCAGAGCAGAGCGTCAGCGAGGCACTTCAGGACCCATTCTGGGCCCCGGCGGAGGCTCTGCTCGGCTCGGAGGATTGGCTGGCGGTGCCTCGCGATGACGGCTCTCTCTGGGCTATCCCCTTCTTCGGCAACGCTACCGCCAGGGAGGTCCTATCGGCCGGGAGTCTGGGCGAGGAGGGGCGCGCGAAGGTGTTGTGGTCGGAGGATGGCAGGCTCGCCTGGACCCCTCACATGGACCAACTGGCCCGAGGCGGGCACTGGGCCCAGGACCTCTCCGTCCGCGGAGCCGAGCCCGGCACTGCGGTCACCACCCATCGCTTGAGCGACGACATCCGCGACGCCTACTACGAGTTGCTCGACTGGGTGCCGGGCACGAACCTGATCCTGGCGGGCAAGGGCCTGATGGCCGCGTCGCTCTGGGTGGATGGGGTGCCTCTGGTTACCATCAACGCGGATACGGGCCAGATTCGTGATCTCGGGGCCACCATGCTCCTGACGCCCGAAGCCTACGACTGGCATCCGACCGAGGCTGGCCTGTTGGCACTGGCCGAGGGGGGAGGGCGGTTCATCATGCAGAACAAGCGCCTGGCCCTGCTGGACGTGATCGGCGGCAACCTGCGCTACCTCACCGGCCCGGAGATGGCTGCCTTCGAGCCGGCCTGGTCCCCGGACGGCAACACCCTGGCCTACGTGGCCGGGCCTGCCTCATCCGAAGGGCGCGGAGAGGGCCCCGCCATGGAGGAGCTCCTCGAGGGCAGGGCCATCTACCTCCATGATGGGGATACACGGCGGCTAACCGATCCGGGCGAGGCGGTGGACGGATGGCCGCGGTGGTCGGCCGACGGCTCCCGGCTCCTGTACACTCGCCAGGCGGAGGGCCGTACCGACGTGCGCGTGGTGGCGCTGGATGGGTGGCTGGACGAGGTGCTCCTCACCGGCCTGGAGGACCCGACCTGCCACTATGGCGGCTGCGGGTGGTGGCAGATGCTGGCCTTCGTCACAGCCGACGAAGGCCAGCTTGACCTGGCGGCGTCGTCGGAGTCAGCCGAGACACAGGCCACTCGCCCGGGGTGGGAGGTGCACAGCAGTGTGGAGTTCCGCGTATCGTTCACCTACCCGGCTGAGTGGCAGCCTGTGGCCGGATACTATGGCGAGCGCCACGAAGGGGACACCGGTTTCTTCTCTGTGGGCGCCATGTCGGGCCAAGGCTGGACGATTGATGAGGTCTACAGGCTCGAGTCGGAGCACAAGCTGCGTCCCTATGGCACCGAACCGACCATAGAGAGCCTGCAGGTCCAGGGCCAGCAGGCGCGACTCATCTTGCCTTCGACTGACCAGCCGGAGGAGATGAAGGGCCAAGCGGCGGTGATCGTCGAGTACCCCGAGCCTGTGACCATCTCCGGCGGGACATACCGTTACTTCATCCTGTATGCGGACCAAGCTCACATACGTGAGATCGTCGAGAGCCTGAGATTCATGACCTTGCCATACTGA